The following are encoded together in the Planctobacterium marinum genome:
- a CDS encoding FG-GAP repeat domain-containing protein, whose translation MRARAALATYCCIFISLFLPISAAAEDLLLSPYLGNNSETQFDARVLAISEQSGFVIFSSHSETIAGYEGQPNTTRNEAVYLKNLETEEVTLLSQTTSGEVTARIYTDTFSEITDNNSVFFVYYGSEPLSGSEYEGEWGDLDTLLFRLDLNSKIITPVPTPDVSYSSDYWMVTRNEYLYSYDRNNDQVLFSNDLGENWQALDITCRYGANFHDYTEAGEILFTCEDYNSDSVQFFDPETETLTTVSGIPPFETSRAYYNDGVEMSVNGDTILFAQNNTINLLSREAATTDQIDLGSMGLSDVRILTMDDSASFAILYARYGNRIYFDDETQYFTNNSPAYYYLPLTAGATPLRIDLYQADEGVSSTQFQRIFLSQDMTTVVLQGQYYVNGLRSAYSHSVEAMANHQFSTDLTEFNLTVTNDGVHTNQVSIEHNDTGELLFKIERYSAERGTTDTFWSTNSEFTDYQLGLKPGTNTYTAYPCDINMVCASDNGSSVEIETTDYAENHDWTLNITESSNYYSDRLQGTISNNNWPSSDRVRISYLNDLRKWYSNTLDYTFNIENNVDNLVMGVQPCTFSQLQNEDYVCAATASVKEIELPSQPEPQVLLSPDYSYIAVYFEQQQDIQYNILRRISDDEFTEVATNISSGWQDEDVTPGVNYQYQVQACDSSLSACRKSDTKYRRVDRDDFLSVNSVTVDTHSIIWRITSIFDSDEILVLRSSDGGEFNQIASLAPHATTFLDTGLVPGVRYEYQMQSRFNGETLDRVNVSRSTENLNSIIQASDAEITGLSVESNYAIGHNLSWDSVENATAYQIKVLLNGYSHKNLTIPATDAPSYFYNYQSQLNLRGSFEYRVTPVYSTCNEANNICEESLGVISSIVVESTKPTLVDKQLFPTNVVVSQQSLYGIVLEMSNSYLFDEFRIQRRIAGQEAWQYVGYIDDISSRDNTEFQDQSINLQSGETYEYQVQTCSSLLNQCATSTTHSIKYRGVRYAGEVIAPTITYENNQFNIDFNFDSDAFVGFAQLTATWNEYRNDSWTIENLSKNYTIQKDWRMSTGDTLNFSLRYCFHRPYWPYYESEDCTEYTEEIAVEITQSDGVLAPRLYWVNISTNDERNGFVINSRFETGTSYGRPETIEIFRATNGGYHQSIATVNVPDDDSYTVEYTDEGVEAGNHYTYATQACNSAGCSDYISSTIRLPQSGDDALPSKPEITHISQGEYTNQINIAFQGVSYDVNYYAYRADSQEGEFQRITSSSWRRVFEDDNLMADSTYYYRIDACNNAGCTESDVVAGKTASVYFSDSVEISGAALRETGNSSSSRLVLRGDTQAVDGMLDAFSGEMRFNQWLDLSEGWQISTTARVDADWSECTELLNFSLYLPQAENNYYSNRHSMSLGTLVYTGNGCTDNQELELFSLYLVSDLLGEPVIIESDLRESWQSFSMQFNEQGIFNFIIADEVIATSTEAIDLNIWKLAKFALTSNERWYEGSTYISYASLSVVAEPSLNEMDLISYYSPNFSAIHPRNIALYLSEEVDGSIQYLIIEEDSYDESNSVELQFGGRYNTYIKGLSPNRTYDLLVQKCRAETCGPFEYVREQTPSYQEYIYTSSIYANLDHQSQDIRIYLSSYVTDNADSYTIYREIVGEDDGKQSIAEFTVDDLFEHWLTSSDSFSVSDIIQGGQTAEYSYQVCNPIGCQESTRVDQITMPADSDSDGVLDPYDAFPNDPNESQDSDGDGIGNNADEDDDNDGIPDSIELANGMDPLNAYDAYEDMDGDGFNNTYEYLTSSEMNDADITPAETGVYESFASEKPKYVKISGDYVRDTLSWDGDFSIFAQFEDELAKPLTFTIEGKLTGDYLIFSEEYYRSRRFSLRVNGEQYDFSETPIRYLGSNGYFRYIGFPLEARDEAVTLELEFHGYGNYYPAAIYIDNLFIPMTDAKMVGQRVVADYDGDGKTDVAIRRGFLGTNYVLNSSDNEIQRIQFGSKEEDIQIEGDFDGDGIADVAVRRPSTGTWYVKNSSGSNLGSAREDGIQRIEFGAKEDDIPVAADYDGDGITDFAVRRASNSMWYIKNSSGSNYNSAREDGIQRVQFGLQEADIPVPADYDGDGISDIAFRRPSNSTWYILESSSGEIQRIKFGLQETDIPVPADYDGDGKADVAFRRPSNKTWYVLRSSDEVIERIQFGLNTADIPVVGDYDGDGKADIAVRRESNSMWYILQSSDGEIGRVNFGKSDGMVPVLAPVWEKLNMLGWQQDFIDATLAGRDSAAASEDEEVFYEKAEFFTHPELIEADRLNQEPMH comes from the coding sequence ATGCGCGCTCGTGCTGCTCTGGCAACCTATTGTTGCATTTTCATATCATTGTTTTTGCCGATTTCAGCGGCCGCTGAGGACCTGCTGTTATCACCCTATCTTGGTAATAACAGTGAAACTCAGTTTGACGCCAGGGTACTTGCTATCTCAGAGCAGTCTGGCTTTGTCATTTTTTCTTCCCATTCCGAAACCATCGCTGGTTACGAAGGGCAACCAAACACCACTCGTAACGAAGCTGTTTACCTAAAAAACCTGGAAACCGAAGAGGTCACTTTACTATCACAAACAACAAGTGGCGAAGTGACAGCTCGTATCTATACTGACACGTTCAGCGAAATAACCGACAACAATTCAGTATTTTTTGTCTACTACGGAAGCGAGCCTCTATCAGGTAGTGAATATGAAGGTGAATGGGGCGACCTTGATACGCTTTTGTTCAGACTCGACCTGAACAGTAAAATAATTACTCCTGTTCCGACACCTGATGTGTCCTACAGTTCTGATTACTGGATGGTAACCCGAAACGAATACCTCTACTCATATGACAGAAACAATGACCAGGTATTATTCAGCAACGATTTGGGTGAAAATTGGCAAGCGTTAGACATCACATGCCGCTATGGTGCAAACTTCCACGATTACACTGAAGCTGGTGAGATACTCTTCACTTGTGAGGATTATAACTCGGATTCAGTACAATTTTTTGATCCAGAAACAGAGACCTTAACAACAGTCTCAGGCATACCCCCGTTCGAAACCTCCAGAGCCTATTACAATGACGGCGTAGAGATGTCAGTTAACGGCGACACCATCTTATTTGCGCAGAACAATACTATAAACCTTCTTAGCAGAGAAGCAGCCACAACTGATCAAATTGATCTGGGATCAATGGGCCTGAGTGATGTTCGGATTCTGACGATGGATGATAGCGCGAGTTTCGCAATACTTTACGCCAGGTACGGCAATCGCATTTATTTCGACGATGAAACCCAATATTTCACCAATAACTCTCCCGCTTATTACTATCTGCCGCTGACTGCCGGCGCAACACCGCTCAGGATTGACCTGTACCAAGCTGACGAAGGGGTTTCTTCGACACAGTTTCAACGGATATTTTTAAGTCAGGATATGACTACTGTGGTTTTGCAAGGACAATATTACGTTAATGGCCTGCGGAGCGCATATAGTCATTCTGTAGAGGCTATGGCTAATCATCAATTCTCTACTGATTTGACTGAATTCAATTTAACAGTAACCAATGATGGAGTGCACACCAATCAAGTATCGATCGAGCATAACGATACAGGAGAATTATTGTTCAAAATCGAGCGATATAGCGCGGAGCGTGGCACAACAGATACATTTTGGTCGACGAACTCTGAATTTACCGATTACCAACTCGGTCTGAAACCCGGCACCAACACATACACGGCCTATCCTTGCGACATCAATATGGTGTGCGCTTCTGATAATGGCTCGAGTGTCGAAATTGAAACCACAGATTATGCTGAAAACCACGATTGGACCTTGAACATTACAGAATCTTCCAACTACTACTCAGACCGCCTACAAGGCACAATTTCAAATAACAACTGGCCTTCAAGTGATCGAGTCCGCATCTCTTATCTCAATGATTTGAGAAAGTGGTACAGCAATACACTGGATTACACCTTCAACATAGAAAATAACGTTGATAACCTCGTTATGGGAGTTCAGCCCTGCACTTTCTCTCAATTGCAAAATGAGGATTATGTATGTGCTGCAACGGCCTCTGTAAAAGAAATAGAGTTGCCTTCACAACCCGAACCACAGGTACTCCTGTCACCAGACTACAGTTATATTGCTGTGTACTTCGAGCAACAACAAGATATTCAATACAATATCCTACGAAGAATTTCTGACGATGAATTTACCGAAGTAGCAACGAATATCAGTAGTGGCTGGCAAGACGAAGATGTTACGCCCGGTGTAAATTATCAATATCAGGTACAAGCATGTGATTCGTCACTTTCTGCCTGTCGCAAGAGCGATACGAAATACCGCCGCGTTGATCGTGATGATTTTCTGTCAGTCAACTCTGTCACCGTAGATACTCACTCCATAATCTGGCGAATCACGAGTATTTTTGATTCTGACGAAATCCTGGTCCTGCGCTCTTCTGACGGTGGCGAATTCAATCAGATAGCCTCACTGGCACCTCACGCTACAACTTTCCTCGACACCGGTCTGGTGCCTGGCGTTCGATATGAATATCAGATGCAAAGCCGGTTTAATGGTGAAACCCTGGACCGCGTTAACGTATCGCGCAGTACTGAAAACCTGAATTCAATTATCCAAGCATCAGACGCCGAAATTACGGGCCTATCCGTGGAGAGTAATTATGCTATTGGTCATAATTTGAGCTGGGACTCTGTTGAAAACGCTACCGCATATCAAATTAAAGTATTACTCAATGGTTATTCCCACAAAAATCTAACAATCCCGGCTACCGACGCTCCGAGTTATTTTTATAATTATCAAAGTCAACTTAATTTGCGTGGTAGTTTTGAGTATCGCGTAACGCCAGTTTATTCAACTTGCAATGAAGCCAATAATATTTGCGAAGAAAGTTTGGGCGTTATATCAAGTATCGTTGTTGAATCCACCAAACCCACCCTTGTTGATAAACAACTTTTCCCGACAAATGTTGTAGTAAGTCAACAATCCCTATACGGAATTGTGCTCGAAATGAGTAATTCCTACTTGTTTGACGAATTCCGGATCCAACGTAGGATAGCGGGGCAAGAAGCATGGCAATACGTGGGCTATATTGACGATATAAGCAGTCGAGATAACACCGAGTTTCAAGATCAAAGTATCAATTTACAGTCTGGCGAAACCTATGAATATCAAGTACAAACCTGCTCTTCCTTGTTAAATCAATGCGCCACAAGTACGACGCACTCAATCAAGTATCGCGGTGTGCGCTATGCAGGTGAGGTTATTGCTCCTACCATCACTTATGAAAACAACCAATTCAATATAGATTTCAACTTTGACTCGGACGCTTTTGTGGGCTTTGCGCAACTTACAGCAACTTGGAATGAATACAGAAACGACAGCTGGACAATAGAAAACCTGAGCAAAAACTATACGATTCAAAAAGACTGGAGGATGAGCACCGGTGATACCCTTAACTTTTCGCTGCGATATTGCTTCCATCGTCCCTACTGGCCTTATTATGAGTCGGAGGACTGCACTGAATATACCGAAGAAATAGCCGTTGAAATTACCCAAAGCGACGGTGTGCTTGCGCCCAGGCTGTATTGGGTAAATATTAGCACCAATGATGAGCGAAATGGCTTTGTCATTAATAGTCGCTTTGAGACAGGCACAAGTTACGGCAGACCGGAAACAATAGAAATATTCAGGGCTACCAACGGCGGTTATCATCAGAGCATAGCAACGGTTAATGTTCCTGATGATGATAGTTATACTGTTGAATACACTGATGAGGGTGTCGAGGCTGGTAACCACTACACTTACGCCACACAAGCTTGTAATTCGGCAGGTTGCTCAGATTACATCTCATCAACAATCAGACTGCCTCAAAGCGGCGACGATGCACTACCCAGCAAACCCGAGATTACCCATATTTCTCAAGGGGAATACACCAACCAAATAAATATCGCATTTCAAGGCGTCAGCTATGACGTTAATTACTACGCTTACAGAGCTGACTCCCAAGAGGGTGAATTCCAACGAATCACGTCCTCATCTTGGAGAAGGGTGTTCGAGGATGATAATTTAATGGCTGACAGCACCTACTATTATCGCATTGACGCTTGTAATAATGCCGGTTGTACCGAGTCAGATGTAGTTGCAGGAAAGACCGCCTCGGTTTACTTCTCAGATTCAGTAGAAATCAGTGGCGCAGCTTTGAGGGAAACAGGCAACTCCTCATCTTCACGTCTGGTGCTACGTGGTGATACCCAAGCCGTAGACGGCATGTTGGATGCTTTCTCCGGAGAGATGAGATTTAATCAATGGCTGGACTTAAGTGAAGGCTGGCAAATTTCTACCACCGCAAGAGTAGACGCCGATTGGTCTGAGTGCACCGAACTACTGAATTTCAGCTTGTATTTGCCGCAGGCTGAAAACAACTACTACTCAAACCGCCACAGTATGTCGTTGGGAACCTTGGTGTATACGGGCAACGGCTGCACAGATAACCAGGAGCTGGAACTGTTTAGCTTGTATCTGGTTTCTGATTTATTAGGTGAGCCCGTTATCATTGAAAGTGATCTGCGGGAAAGCTGGCAAAGTTTTAGTATGCAGTTTAATGAACAAGGCATTTTCAATTTCATAATTGCTGATGAAGTCATCGCCACTTCAACAGAAGCGATTGATCTAAATATATGGAAACTTGCCAAATTCGCCTTAACCTCCAATGAACGCTGGTACGAAGGTTCAACTTATATTAGCTATGCTAGCTTGAGTGTGGTAGCTGAGCCCTCGCTAAACGAAATGGATTTAATTAGCTATTACTCTCCGAACTTCTCCGCGATACACCCCAGAAACATTGCGCTTTATCTCAGTGAAGAGGTGGATGGTTCTATCCAATACTTAATCATTGAAGAGGATAGCTACGACGAAAGTAATTCAGTAGAGTTGCAATTTGGTGGTCGATACAACACTTACATCAAAGGGCTATCCCCTAACAGAACTTACGACTTGCTTGTACAAAAGTGTCGAGCGGAAACATGTGGCCCATTTGAATATGTTCGGGAACAAACACCCAGCTACCAAGAGTATATTTACACTTCTAGCATTTACGCTAATTTAGACCATCAGAGTCAGGACATAAGAATATATTTGAGTAGCTACGTAACAGATAATGCAGACTCTTACACTATCTACCGAGAGATTGTGGGCGAAGACGACGGTAAACAATCCATAGCGGAATTCACGGTAGACGACCTATTCGAGCATTGGTTAACTTCTTCAGACAGTTTTTCTGTTAGCGACATTATCCAGGGAGGTCAAACCGCGGAATACTCGTACCAGGTTTGTAATCCAATCGGCTGCCAGGAATCAACCCGAGTTGACCAGATCACTATGCCGGCAGACTCAGACAGTGACGGCGTGCTCGATCCCTACGACGCCTTCCCGAATGATCCAAATGAGTCGCAAGACAGCGATGGTGATGGCATTGGTAACAATGCTGACGAGGATGATGACAATGATGGTATCCCTGATTCGATAGAATTGGCCAATGGCATGGATCCACTGAACGCCTACGATGCCTATGAAGACATGGACGGCGATGGTTTTAATAATACCTACGAATATTTAACAAGTTCTGAGATGAATGATGCGGACATAACACCCGCGGAAACGGGTGTTTATGAATCCTTCGCTTCTGAAAAACCCAAGTATGTGAAAATCTCGGGGGATTATGTCAGAGACACATTAAGTTGGGATGGCGACTTCTCCATTTTTGCTCAATTTGAGGATGAACTGGCAAAACCTCTCACATTCACGATTGAGGGTAAACTAACCGGTGATTATTTGATTTTCTCAGAGGAGTATTATCGCAGTCGCAGATTCTCATTGCGCGTTAATGGCGAACAATATGATTTCTCTGAAACACCTATCAGATATCTAGGTTCCAATGGCTACTTCAGATATATTGGTTTTCCGTTAGAGGCTCGCGATGAGGCAGTAACACTGGAGCTAGAGTTCCATGGCTATGGTAATTATTATCCGGCGGCGATCTACATCGATAACCTCTTCATCCCCATGACCGATGCCAAAATGGTGGGTCAACGGGTTGTGGCTGATTACGATGGCGATGGTAAAACCGATGTGGCCATACGACGTGGCTTCCTGGGGACTAACTATGTGCTCAATAGCTCAGATAATGAGATTCAACGTATTCAATTCGGCTCCAAAGAAGAAGACATTCAGATAGAAGGTGATTTTGACGGTGATGGCATCGCCGATGTGGCAGTGCGCAGACCGTCAACCGGCACCTGGTATGTTAAAAACTCCTCTGGTAGCAACCTGGGCTCTGCCCGAGAAGACGGTATTCAGCGGATTGAGTTTGGCGCAAAAGAAGATGATATCCCGGTAGCGGCTGATTACGATGGTGATGGCATTACTGACTTTGCAGTACGCCGTGCCAGCAACAGCATGTGGTACATCAAAAACTCCTCCGGCAGCAATTACAATTCTGCTCGAGAAGATGGTATTCAGCGGGTACAGTTTGGCTTACAAGAAGCCGATATTCCGGTGCCTGCCGATTATGATGGCGATGGCATCAGCGATATTGCCTTCCGCAGACCGTCGAATTCCACCTGGTACATTCTGGAATCAAGCAGCGGCGAGATTCAGCGCATTAAATTTGGTTTACAGGAAACGGATATTCCCGTACCTGCCGATTACGATGGCGATGGCAAAGCCGATGTCGCCTTCCGTCGCCCGTCTAACAAAACCTGGTATGTACTGCGCTCCAGCGATGAGGTCATTGAGCGTATTCAGTTTGGTCTGAACACCGCAGATATCCCGGTGGTGGGTGATTACGACGGTGATGGCAAAGCCGATATCGCGGTACGCCGTGAAAGCAACAGCATGTGGTACATACTGCAATCCTCCGATGGCGAGATTGGCCGGGTTAACTTTGGTAAGTCTGACGGTATGGTGCCGGTACTTGCTCCTGTTTGGGAAAAACTCAACATGTTGGGCTGGCAGCAAGACTTTATAGACGCCACGCTGGCGGGCCGAGATTCCGCTGCGGCCTCAGAGGATGAAGAGGTTTTCTACGAGAAGGCTGAGTTCTTTACTCACCCTGAGTTGATAGAGGCAGACAGGCTCAATCAGGAGCCAATGCACTAA